From the Stigmatella erecta genome, one window contains:
- a CDS encoding ABC-F family ATP-binding cassette domain-containing protein, translating into MTLLRAANVQLSFGSRTIFQGLTLTIEEGERVGLVGVNGSGKSSLMKIMAGVARPDTGELQLRRGARVTYLPQEPEFPEGATVASELSVAQGPLREALAKHTELSRRMETTPPEGHAKLLEQMATLSDRIEHLGGWDTEHHARTLLDRLGVKDWDKPVAQLSGGLRKRVAIARALLTQPDLLMLDEPTNHLDADTVDWLEEELDKLPGALLLVTHDRYFLDGLVDRMVEIQPGEGVTSYPGNYEAYIEQKVAAQEQASLAQHKRERWIAQEVAWLRKGPEARRTKSKARIDRARKLMAEKGFERPKAAGLQVVAAPRLGHTVIEAEGVKKSFGERRVLDKVDLRLQRGERVGLVGPNGVGKTTFLRVLLGELPPDDGKLVIGKNTKVAYYDQSRAALDPEATVYEAASSGEDWVEMGGQKIALRDYLDDLLFPVPMQRQKVRALSGGERNRLLLARLFLEGANVLVLDEPTNDLDIVTLNILEGLLLGFTGSVLLVTHDRYFLDKVATSILAFEGEGKVIRYEGNYAMYRRLKEQSEAAKAAAAAPKKEAPAPTPASESAKPARKPGKLSYKEQRELDGMEAAIEAAETRKGELEAKLADPAVYSSSTKVPELQRELDVASAEVDRLYARWQELQNTVSG; encoded by the coding sequence GTGACCCTGCTCCGCGCCGCCAACGTCCAGCTCAGCTTCGGCAGCCGTACCATCTTCCAGGGGCTCACCCTCACCATCGAAGAGGGTGAGCGCGTGGGCCTGGTGGGGGTGAATGGCTCCGGCAAGTCCTCGCTGATGAAGATCATGGCGGGGGTGGCGCGGCCGGACACGGGGGAGCTTCAGCTCCGGCGCGGGGCGCGCGTCACCTACCTGCCCCAGGAGCCGGAGTTTCCCGAAGGCGCCACGGTGGCCTCCGAGCTGTCCGTGGCCCAGGGGCCGCTGCGCGAGGCGCTCGCCAAGCACACGGAGCTCAGCCGGCGGATGGAGACCACGCCCCCGGAAGGCCACGCCAAGCTGCTGGAGCAGATGGCCACGCTCTCCGACCGCATCGAGCACCTGGGCGGCTGGGACACCGAGCACCACGCCCGGACCCTGCTGGACCGGCTGGGCGTGAAGGACTGGGACAAGCCCGTCGCGCAGCTGTCCGGCGGCCTGCGCAAGCGCGTGGCCATTGCCCGGGCGCTGCTCACCCAGCCGGACCTGCTGATGCTGGACGAGCCCACCAACCACCTGGACGCGGACACCGTGGACTGGCTGGAGGAGGAGCTGGACAAGCTCCCCGGCGCGTTGCTCCTGGTGACGCACGACCGGTACTTCCTGGATGGGCTCGTGGACCGGATGGTGGAGATTCAGCCCGGCGAGGGCGTCACCTCGTACCCGGGCAACTACGAGGCCTACATCGAGCAGAAGGTGGCCGCGCAGGAGCAGGCCTCCCTGGCGCAGCACAAGCGCGAGCGGTGGATTGCCCAGGAAGTGGCCTGGCTGCGCAAGGGCCCCGAGGCCCGGCGCACCAAGAGCAAGGCGCGCATCGACCGGGCGCGCAAGCTGATGGCGGAGAAGGGCTTCGAGCGGCCCAAGGCCGCGGGGCTCCAGGTGGTGGCCGCGCCCCGGCTGGGGCACACCGTCATCGAGGCCGAGGGCGTGAAGAAGTCCTTCGGCGAGCGGCGGGTGCTGGACAAGGTGGACCTGCGGCTGCAGCGCGGCGAGCGCGTGGGGCTGGTGGGCCCCAACGGCGTGGGCAAGACGACGTTCCTGCGCGTGCTCCTGGGCGAGCTGCCGCCGGATGACGGCAAGCTCGTCATCGGCAAGAACACCAAGGTCGCCTACTACGACCAGAGCCGGGCCGCGCTGGATCCGGAAGCCACCGTGTACGAGGCGGCCTCCTCCGGCGAGGACTGGGTGGAGATGGGCGGGCAGAAGATCGCCCTGCGCGACTACCTGGATGACCTGCTCTTCCCGGTGCCCATGCAGCGCCAGAAGGTGCGGGCGCTGTCGGGCGGCGAGCGCAACCGGCTGCTGCTCGCGCGGCTGTTCCTGGAAGGCGCCAACGTGCTGGTGCTGGACGAGCCCACGAACGACCTGGACATCGTCACGCTGAACATCCTGGAGGGGCTCTTGCTGGGCTTCACCGGCAGCGTGCTGCTGGTAACGCACGACCGGTACTTCCTGGACAAGGTGGCCACCTCCATCCTCGCCTTCGAGGGCGAGGGCAAGGTCATCCGGTACGAGGGCAACTACGCCATGTACCGGCGCCTCAAGGAGCAGTCCGAGGCGGCCAAGGCCGCGGCCGCCGCGCCGAAGAAGGAAGCCCCGGCCCCCACTCCCGCCTCGGAGTCGGCGAAGCCCGCGCGCAAGCCCGGGAAGCTCTCGTACAAGGAACAGCGGGAGCTGGACGGGATGGAGGCCGCCATCGAGGCAGCCGAGACGCGCAAGGGCGAGCTGGAGGCGAAGCTGGCCGACCCCGCCGTCTACAGCAGTTCGACGAAGGTGCCCGAGCTGCAGCGCGAGCTGGACGTGGCCTCCGCCGAGGTGGACCGGCTCTACGCCCGCTGGCAGGAACTCCAGAACACCGTCAGCGGGTAA
- a CDS encoding aspartyl/asparaginyl beta-hydroxylase domain-containing protein, producing MPDAATQQVLIQVHHALVQLARQGGYIDAVMAAGSELDRLKAYLEVWEGRRPAPPPRPGQAPVLFPPFPGLDERPWRDPAEVPEAAALERHFPAVLKDLERLEHAELVHYSTGIVQGGQWSVLPIYLAGERVDRLFQPELAMDATAAAVESLAGQCAAFPLSDVLFSAHTPGTRLTPHCSWDGFRMRLHLGLTIPPGCGIRVGAESRTWEPGRVLVFHDSFEHETWNTGEGRRVVLIADCWHPGLTVPEREALLALTRKFEVRRILALLRIPDSMEAPLMTRFAEAERDDPLLQRFWRT from the coding sequence ATGCCGGACGCCGCCACCCAGCAGGTCCTCATCCAGGTGCACCATGCCCTCGTGCAGCTCGCGCGCCAGGGGGGCTACATCGACGCCGTCATGGCGGCGGGCAGCGAGCTGGACCGGCTCAAGGCGTACCTTGAAGTCTGGGAGGGAAGGCGCCCGGCCCCGCCCCCCCGGCCCGGTCAGGCCCCGGTGCTCTTCCCGCCCTTCCCCGGCTTGGACGAGCGCCCCTGGCGCGACCCCGCCGAAGTGCCCGAGGCGGCGGCCCTGGAGCGGCACTTCCCCGCGGTGCTCAAGGACCTGGAGCGGCTCGAGCACGCGGAGCTGGTCCACTACAGCACGGGCATCGTCCAGGGAGGCCAGTGGTCGGTGCTGCCCATCTACCTGGCGGGCGAGCGCGTGGACCGCCTCTTCCAGCCCGAGCTGGCCATGGACGCGACGGCGGCGGCCGTGGAGTCCCTCGCGGGCCAGTGCGCCGCGTTTCCCCTGAGCGACGTGCTCTTCTCGGCCCACACCCCGGGCACGCGGCTGACGCCCCACTGCAGCTGGGACGGGTTCCGGATGCGGCTCCACCTGGGGCTGACGATTCCCCCAGGGTGCGGCATCCGGGTAGGCGCCGAGTCGCGAACGTGGGAGCCGGGCCGCGTGCTCGTCTTCCACGACTCCTTCGAGCACGAGACGTGGAACACGGGCGAGGGGCGCCGCGTGGTGCTGATCGCCGACTGCTGGCACCCGGGGCTCACCGTGCCCGAGCGCGAGGCACTGCTGGCGCTGACGCGCAAGTTCGAGGTGCGGCGCATCCTCGCCCTGCTGCGAATTCCCGATTCGATGGAAGCCCCCCTCATGACCCGCTTCGCCGAGGCCGAGCGGGACGACCCTCTCCTCCAGCGCTTCTGGCGAACCTGA
- a CDS encoding ABC-F family ATP-binding cassette domain-containing protein translates to MIRLDNIGKQHGQQILFVEASAQLNRGEKVGLVGPNGAGKSTLFRMVVQTEHPDEGQVSVDKGVTIGYFDQDVGEMAGMSAVSATMDGAGPVSQVAAELKELEAAMADPERMDELDKLVERFGIVQGRYEELGGYALEGRAREILAGLGFNQDMMDGDVGALSGGWKMRVALARILLMRPDVMLLDEPSNHLDIESIIWLETFLKGYEGALLMTSHDRAFMNRVVSKIIEIDGGTLTTYSGNYDFYEQQRAIAERHHQAQYERQQAMLAKELKFIERFKARASHAAQVQSRVKKLEKIEKVEPPKRRQTLVFEFQPAPRSGDDVAKLQNVVKGYGKRRIYEGLDFLIRRGERWCVMGVNGAGKSTLLKLISGESRPDDGEVTVGSSVKMGYFAQHAMEVLAPEITVYDSLVNRFPRATQGSIRALAGCFGFSGDEIEKKCRVLSGGEKARLVLAQMLYDPPNFLVLDEPTNHLDMATKQMLITALARYEGTMLFVSHDRHFLAALSNRVLELTPEGVRQYGGGYNEYVSSTGQEAPGLRS, encoded by the coding sequence ATGATTCGGCTCGACAACATCGGCAAGCAGCACGGCCAGCAAATCCTCTTCGTGGAGGCCTCCGCCCAGCTCAACCGGGGCGAAAAAGTGGGCCTCGTGGGCCCCAACGGGGCGGGCAAGTCCACCCTCTTCCGCATGGTGGTGCAGACCGAGCACCCGGACGAGGGCCAGGTCTCCGTCGATAAGGGCGTCACCATCGGCTACTTCGACCAGGACGTGGGCGAGATGGCGGGCATGAGCGCCGTGTCGGCCACCATGGATGGCGCGGGCCCGGTGTCCCAGGTGGCTGCGGAGCTCAAGGAGCTGGAGGCCGCCATGGCGGACCCCGAGCGCATGGACGAGCTGGACAAGCTCGTGGAGCGCTTCGGCATCGTGCAGGGCCGCTACGAGGAGCTGGGCGGCTACGCGCTGGAGGGCCGCGCCCGGGAAATCCTCGCGGGCCTGGGCTTCAACCAGGACATGATGGACGGGGACGTGGGGGCGCTGAGCGGCGGGTGGAAGATGCGCGTGGCACTGGCGCGCATCCTCCTGATGCGCCCGGACGTCATGCTGCTGGACGAGCCGAGCAACCACCTGGACATCGAATCCATCATCTGGCTGGAGACGTTCCTCAAGGGCTACGAGGGCGCCCTGCTGATGACGAGCCACGACCGCGCGTTCATGAACCGCGTCGTGTCGAAGATCATCGAGATCGACGGCGGCACGCTCACCACCTACTCGGGCAACTACGACTTCTACGAGCAGCAGCGCGCCATCGCCGAGCGCCACCACCAGGCGCAGTACGAGCGCCAGCAGGCCATGCTCGCCAAGGAGCTGAAGTTCATCGAGCGCTTCAAGGCGCGCGCCTCCCACGCCGCCCAGGTGCAGAGCCGGGTGAAGAAGCTGGAGAAGATCGAAAAGGTGGAGCCACCCAAGCGCCGCCAGACGCTCGTCTTCGAGTTCCAGCCCGCGCCCCGCTCGGGCGATGACGTGGCGAAGCTGCAGAACGTGGTGAAGGGCTACGGCAAGCGCCGCATCTACGAGGGGCTGGACTTCCTCATCCGCCGCGGCGAGCGCTGGTGCGTGATGGGCGTCAACGGCGCGGGCAAGTCCACCCTGCTCAAGCTCATCTCCGGCGAGTCCCGGCCGGACGATGGCGAGGTGACGGTGGGCTCCAGCGTGAAGATGGGCTACTTCGCCCAGCACGCCATGGAGGTGCTGGCGCCGGAAATCACCGTGTACGACTCGCTGGTGAACCGCTTCCCGCGCGCCACGCAGGGCTCCATCCGGGCGCTGGCCGGGTGCTTCGGCTTCTCGGGAGACGAAATCGAGAAGAAGTGCCGGGTGCTCTCCGGAGGCGAGAAGGCGCGGCTGGTGCTGGCGCAGATGCTCTATGATCCGCCCAACTTCCTGGTGCTGGACGAGCCCACCAACCACCTGGACATGGCCACCAAGCAGATGCTCATCACCGCGCTGGCGCGCTACGAGGGCACCATGCTCTTCGTGAGCCACGACCGGCACTTCCTGGCCGCGCTGTCCAACCGCGTGCTGGAGCTGACGCCCGAGGGCGTGCGCCAGTACGGCGGCGGCTACAACGAGTACGTCTCCAGCACCGGCCAGGAAGCGCCGGGGCTGAGGAGCTGA
- a CDS encoding serine/threonine-protein kinase → MLGNPAPGPEAVPPTPPPAEGVDPLLGQVIGSFQILRKLGGGGMGTVYLGQHTLIGSKVAVKFLHDHFASNEVLVQRFLAEARAVNLIGHENIVNIFDMNVMPPRRHYLVMEYLEGTPLSSLTHSPEAPSTVIPILTQVCDALQAAHGHGVVHRDLKPENIMLVRHDRIPHFVKVLDFGIAKLFDSDKKGHTQVGVLIGTPGYMAPEQWSGQAVDGRTDLYALGIIAYELLTGRMPFPKGALGTMLHAHLKEIPPAPREVNPEVPEALSQLVVRALAKRPEDRFQSASEMRAALEQALSPEAPAVRPAMTPVPQQAAPGKVAETPLAPEPPAWNAPALPAPVDVMARVVLPSGTGPSRVHCTDLSRNGVFLCTGEPLPALRSRLSLTLELREQPLTCEGEVVHHVPAAQASAWGTRAGFAVQFLHLAPEARERLARALQGRLAAPAQTPSSKAPVADDAEANAVLTPLAKAPPADPYTLLSLPLDAPFDDIRQQARHLLKTLEGLAARPLSARQSKELGETRNRVEKAGELLGHPRQRIEHDAWRGNFAGVARCIASGLTASDIEALRTRFLQAHPGAEARERIHATTASAWESQGNLALALAEYEKALAAVPLSLPLQQRYWLLKQRGLKSTPPPAGKGPEGTGSRRPGRS, encoded by the coding sequence ATGCTGGGCAACCCCGCGCCGGGGCCCGAGGCCGTTCCGCCCACACCGCCCCCCGCCGAGGGGGTGGATCCGTTGCTCGGCCAGGTGATTGGCAGCTTTCAGATTTTGCGCAAGCTGGGCGGCGGGGGCATGGGCACCGTCTACCTGGGCCAGCACACCCTCATCGGCAGCAAGGTCGCGGTGAAGTTCCTGCACGACCACTTCGCCTCCAACGAGGTGCTGGTCCAGCGCTTCCTCGCCGAGGCGCGCGCGGTGAACCTCATTGGCCACGAGAACATCGTCAACATCTTCGACATGAACGTGATGCCGCCCCGGCGGCACTACCTCGTCATGGAGTACCTGGAGGGCACCCCGCTGTCGTCCCTGACGCACAGCCCGGAGGCCCCCTCCACCGTCATCCCCATCCTCACCCAGGTCTGCGATGCGCTGCAGGCCGCCCATGGGCATGGGGTGGTGCACCGGGACCTGAAGCCGGAGAACATCATGCTGGTGCGGCACGACCGCATCCCGCACTTCGTCAAGGTGCTCGACTTCGGCATCGCCAAGCTCTTCGACTCGGACAAGAAGGGGCACACCCAGGTGGGGGTGCTCATTGGAACGCCGGGGTACATGGCGCCCGAGCAGTGGTCGGGCCAGGCCGTGGACGGACGCACGGACCTCTACGCGCTGGGCATCATCGCCTACGAGCTGCTCACCGGCCGGATGCCCTTCCCCAAGGGCGCGCTGGGAACGATGCTCCACGCCCACCTCAAGGAGATCCCCCCCGCGCCCCGCGAGGTGAACCCCGAGGTACCCGAGGCGCTCTCCCAGCTCGTCGTGCGCGCCCTCGCCAAGCGCCCGGAGGACCGGTTCCAGAGCGCCAGCGAGATGCGCGCCGCCCTGGAGCAGGCGCTTTCCCCCGAGGCCCCGGCGGTCCGCCCAGCCATGACGCCCGTCCCACAGCAGGCGGCCCCCGGGAAGGTGGCCGAGACGCCGCTGGCCCCGGAGCCCCCCGCCTGGAACGCCCCGGCCCTGCCTGCCCCGGTGGATGTGATGGCGCGGGTGGTGCTCCCCTCGGGCACGGGGCCCTCGCGGGTGCACTGCACGGACCTGTCCCGCAACGGCGTGTTCCTGTGCACCGGCGAGCCCCTGCCCGCGCTGCGCTCCCGCCTGTCCCTCACGCTGGAGCTGCGCGAGCAGCCCCTGACGTGCGAGGGGGAAGTCGTCCACCATGTGCCCGCGGCCCAGGCCAGCGCCTGGGGCACGCGGGCGGGCTTCGCCGTCCAGTTCCTCCACCTGGCGCCCGAGGCCCGGGAGCGCCTCGCGCGCGCGCTCCAGGGCCGGCTCGCGGCCCCCGCCCAGACGCCCTCCAGCAAGGCCCCCGTGGCGGACGACGCCGAGGCGAACGCGGTGCTCACCCCGCTGGCGAAGGCGCCCCCGGCGGACCCCTACACCCTGCTCTCCTTGCCCCTGGATGCCCCCTTCGACGACATCCGCCAGCAAGCGCGCCACCTGCTGAAGACCCTGGAGGGCCTTGCCGCCCGGCCGCTCTCCGCGCGCCAGAGCAAGGAGCTGGGCGAGACCCGCAACCGGGTGGAGAAGGCCGGAGAGCTGCTCGGCCACCCCCGGCAGCGCATCGAGCACGACGCCTGGCGGGGCAACTTCGCCGGCGTGGCGCGCTGCATCGCCAGCGGCTTGACGGCCTCCGACATCGAGGCCCTGCGGACCCGCTTCCTCCAGGCGCACCCGGGCGCGGAGGCCCGCGAGCGCATCCACGCCACCACGGCGTCCGCCTGGGAGTCCCAGGGCAACCTGGCCCTGGCGCTGGCCGAGTACGAGAAGGCGCTGGCGGCCGTCCCGCTCAGCCTCCCGCTCCAGCAGCGCTACTGGCTGCTCAAGCAGCGGGGCCTGAAGTCCACGCCGCCCCCGGCGGGCAAGGGCCCCGAGGGCACGGGCTCCCGCCGCCCGGGCCGCTCGTAA
- a CDS encoding Ig-like domain-containing protein translates to MTTLLHAVRSPLWWSSLCLCGLACGGGGGGDGTQDTQAPVNVRVTGGVGAGETVTGRRTLQATAEDDSGKLSKVEFYVSGTLACTDGTDRSSGETFSCVWEPGATPQGSHTLSARAYDAAGNASDSAPLTFTVPAPNRVPSLTGVTASPPTVDEGSAATLQVSASDPDGDALTYAWTQSPLVPAGTFTGSGGTWTWTAPLLSRDTTFTLKVTASDGRGGSVQSTVPVKVVNVPALNRPPFVDEAIVAPTAPVVAGDPVLLSIGASDLDKDALTYAWTTVPPGEGTFTQTDPSSVRWRSPDLTSNTRYTFQVTVSDGTASVTRSVDVQVRVPSYAQDIEPLWTPTCTTCHSDDSPGGLNLQAGKSYASLVNTLGRGTCSALKRVDPGLPDDSLLVLKISGDSCGGRMPQLDPEYFDKNPGELTRIRSWILLGAPNN, encoded by the coding sequence ATGACAACGCTCCTGCATGCGGTCCGCTCCCCCCTCTGGTGGTCCTCCCTGTGTCTGTGTGGCCTGGCCTGTGGTGGCGGTGGCGGGGGAGACGGGACGCAGGACACCCAGGCCCCGGTGAACGTCCGCGTGACGGGCGGCGTGGGGGCCGGGGAGACCGTCACCGGACGGCGGACGTTGCAGGCCACCGCCGAGGATGACTCGGGAAAGCTGTCCAAGGTGGAGTTCTATGTGTCCGGCACGCTGGCGTGCACGGATGGCACGGACCGGAGCTCCGGGGAGACGTTCTCCTGCGTCTGGGAACCTGGGGCCACCCCTCAGGGGAGCCACACGCTCTCGGCCCGCGCGTATGACGCCGCGGGGAATGCCTCGGATTCCGCGCCCCTGACGTTCACCGTGCCCGCGCCCAACCGGGTCCCGTCGCTCACCGGGGTGACGGCCTCGCCGCCCACCGTCGACGAGGGCTCGGCGGCCACCCTCCAGGTCTCCGCCAGCGATCCGGACGGCGATGCGCTGACCTACGCCTGGACGCAGAGCCCGCTCGTGCCCGCGGGCACCTTCACCGGGAGCGGGGGCACCTGGACGTGGACCGCGCCCCTGCTGTCGCGCGACACCACCTTCACGTTGAAGGTGACGGCCAGCGATGGCCGGGGCGGCTCGGTTCAGTCCACGGTGCCGGTGAAGGTGGTGAATGTGCCGGCGCTCAACCGTCCGCCCTTCGTGGACGAGGCCATCGTCGCCCCCACCGCGCCGGTCGTGGCCGGGGACCCGGTGCTGCTCTCCATTGGCGCGAGCGACCTGGACAAGGATGCGCTGACCTACGCGTGGACGACGGTTCCCCCGGGGGAGGGGACCTTCACGCAGACGGACCCTTCGTCCGTGCGGTGGCGCTCCCCGGACCTCACCTCCAACACGCGCTACACCTTCCAGGTCACCGTGTCCGATGGCACGGCCTCCGTGACGCGCTCGGTGGACGTGCAGGTGCGCGTCCCCTCGTACGCCCAGGACATCGAGCCCCTGTGGACCCCCACCTGCACCACCTGCCACAGCGACGACTCCCCCGGAGGGCTGAACCTGCAAGCGGGCAAGTCCTACGCCTCGCTCGTCAACACGCTTGGCCGGGGCACCTGCAGCGCGCTCAAGCGCGTCGATCCGGGACTGCCCGATGACTCCCTGCTGGTGCTGAAGATCAGCGGGGACAGCTGTGGCGGCCGGATGCCGCAGCTCGATCCGGAGTACTTCGACAAGAACCCCGGCGAGCTCACGCGGATCCGCTCCTGGATCCTCCTGGGCGCGCCCAACAACTGA
- a CDS encoding glutathione S-transferase family protein, with amino-acid sequence MGLLVNGEWKNQWYDTGKTGGRFEREASRLRNWVTADGAPGPTGEGGFQAEPGRYHLYIARACPWAHRTMILRSLKGLEEAVSVSVTHWKMAEHGWTFEPGEGVVPDPLFGARYLHELYVRSEPGYTGRVTIPVLWDKKRGRIVSNESADILRMFNSAFDAVGARPGDSYPEALRGEIDAVNARVYDTVNNGVYKAGFATTQQAYEDAVRPLFESLDWLEARLRQQRYLCGERLTEADWRLFTTLVRFDSVYVGHFKCNLRRLVDYPNLWAYTRELYQLPGIRETVNFEHIKRHYYQSHAQINPSGVVPLGPLLDFDAPPPRRPLGGEARAT; translated from the coding sequence GTGGGGCTTCTGGTCAACGGGGAGTGGAAGAATCAGTGGTACGACACCGGGAAGACCGGAGGCCGGTTCGAGCGGGAGGCGAGCCGCCTGCGCAACTGGGTGACCGCGGATGGCGCGCCCGGGCCCACCGGCGAGGGCGGCTTCCAGGCCGAGCCGGGGCGCTACCACCTCTACATCGCCCGGGCCTGTCCGTGGGCCCACCGGACGATGATTCTCCGCAGCCTCAAGGGGCTGGAGGAGGCGGTGAGCGTCTCGGTGACGCACTGGAAGATGGCGGAGCACGGCTGGACGTTCGAGCCCGGGGAAGGCGTCGTGCCGGATCCGCTCTTCGGGGCGCGCTACCTCCACGAGCTGTACGTGCGCTCGGAGCCTGGATACACCGGCCGGGTGACGATCCCCGTGCTCTGGGACAAGAAGCGAGGCCGGATCGTCAGCAACGAGTCCGCGGACATCCTGCGCATGTTCAACAGCGCCTTCGACGCGGTGGGGGCGCGGCCCGGGGACTCCTACCCGGAGGCGCTGCGCGGGGAGATCGACGCCGTCAACGCGCGCGTCTACGACACGGTCAACAACGGCGTGTACAAGGCGGGCTTCGCCACCACGCAGCAGGCGTACGAGGACGCGGTGCGCCCCCTCTTCGAGAGCCTGGACTGGCTCGAGGCCCGGCTGCGCCAGCAGCGCTACCTCTGCGGGGAGCGGCTCACCGAGGCGGACTGGCGGCTGTTCACGACGTTGGTGCGGTTCGACAGCGTGTACGTGGGCCACTTCAAGTGCAACCTGCGGCGGCTGGTGGACTACCCCAACCTGTGGGCCTACACGCGGGAGCTCTACCAACTGCCGGGGATCCGGGAGACGGTGAACTTCGAGCACATCAAGCGGCACTATTACCAGAGCCATGCCCAGATCAACCCGTCCGGGGTTGTCCCGCTCGGGCCGCTGCTCGATTTCGACGCGCCCCCGCCCCGGCGCCCCTTGGGTGGAGAGGCCAGGGCCACGTAA
- a CDS encoding glutathione S-transferase family protein: MKLYGTLTSPFVRRVRIVALELGQSFEFITTAAPEGDAELRQHTPLWKWPTAVFTENGTKRVLWDSRNIIDDLFSQHGTGPFQLPTPEEAWKERNAIEAIDGALEASIHLFYLEKEGLSIQAAPYLTKQSQRVASVMTWAESQLHGASFFEKPRLGMAELALLTTLDFMVFRNRYPVAQHPKLVEFQRILSERPSIRQTYPTA, translated from the coding sequence ATGAAACTCTACGGAACCCTCACCTCCCCGTTCGTCCGCCGGGTGCGCATCGTCGCCCTGGAGCTTGGCCAGTCCTTCGAGTTCATCACCACGGCGGCGCCAGAAGGCGACGCCGAGCTGCGCCAGCATACGCCCCTGTGGAAGTGGCCCACGGCCGTCTTCACGGAGAACGGCACGAAGCGGGTGCTCTGGGATTCGCGCAACATCATCGACGACCTCTTCTCCCAGCACGGAACGGGACCGTTCCAGCTCCCCACGCCGGAGGAGGCATGGAAGGAGCGCAACGCGATTGAAGCCATCGACGGCGCGCTGGAGGCCAGCATCCACCTGTTCTACCTGGAGAAGGAGGGGCTGAGCATTCAAGCAGCGCCCTACCTCACCAAGCAGAGCCAGCGTGTTGCCTCGGTGATGACCTGGGCGGAGTCCCAGCTGCACGGGGCGTCGTTCTTCGAGAAGCCACGGCTGGGCATGGCGGAGCTGGCGCTGCTCACCACGCTGGACTTCATGGTGTTCCGCAACCGCTACCCGGTGGCCCAGCACCCGAAGCTGGTGGAGTTCCAGCGCATCCTCTCCGAGCGTCCCAGCATCCGGCAGACCTACCCCACGGCCTGA